Proteins from a genomic interval of Paenibacillus sp. FSL R5-0623:
- a CDS encoding acetate kinase yields the protein MKVLVINAGSSSLKYQLYNMTDESVLAKGLVERIGMDSSILTHKPTGREDVTEVSEILEHTTAIRKVIDILTHKENGVLDSVSEIQAVGHRVVHGGEAFKESALVDDAAKAEIRRLFDLAPLHNPAAMMGIRAAEANMPGVPQVMVFDTAFHQTMPEKAYLYAIPRVLYKKYKVRRYGAHGTSHDFVSKAAAEYLDRPLEDLKIITCHVGNGGSVTAVKGGVSVDTSMGMTPLEGLMMGTRSGDLDPAIVPYVMNKEELSVSEVNSMLNKHSGLLAISGISSDMREITEGMENGDANSTLAFEMYEYRLRKYIGSYAAAMNGVDVIVFTAGVGENSVVLRQKVCEQLTYLGVELDEALNAIRSGEPRRITTANSKVEVLVVPTNEELVIARDTHRIVLNSQ from the coding sequence GTGAAAGTACTCGTAATTAATGCGGGGAGTTCCTCGCTCAAATATCAACTGTATAATATGACTGACGAATCTGTACTGGCTAAAGGTCTGGTAGAGCGGATCGGAATGGATTCCTCCATTCTGACACATAAACCGACAGGCCGTGAGGATGTTACAGAAGTTAGTGAAATTTTGGAACACACAACAGCGATCCGTAAAGTCATTGATATTTTGACTCATAAAGAAAATGGTGTACTGGATTCTGTAAGTGAAATTCAAGCTGTTGGACACCGTGTTGTTCACGGTGGTGAAGCATTTAAAGAATCTGCATTGGTAGATGATGCTGCCAAAGCTGAAATTCGTCGTTTGTTCGACTTGGCTCCACTTCATAACCCTGCAGCAATGATGGGTATTCGTGCGGCTGAAGCCAATATGCCTGGTGTTCCACAGGTAATGGTCTTTGATACAGCGTTCCATCAGACGATGCCGGAAAAAGCTTATCTGTATGCTATTCCGCGTGTGCTTTACAAAAAATATAAAGTACGTCGTTACGGCGCACATGGTACTTCCCATGATTTCGTAAGCAAGGCTGCTGCTGAGTATCTGGATCGTCCATTGGAAGATCTGAAAATCATCACTTGTCACGTGGGTAACGGTGGTAGTGTAACCGCAGTTAAAGGTGGCGTATCCGTTGATACTTCAATGGGTATGACTCCGCTTGAAGGACTGATGATGGGAACACGTTCTGGTGACCTTGACCCAGCCATCGTACCTTATGTAATGAACAAGGAAGAACTGAGCGTAAGCGAAGTGAACTCCATGCTGAACAAACACAGTGGATTGCTTGCGATCTCGGGAATCAGCAGTGACATGCGTGAGATTACGGAAGGTATGGAGAATGGCGATGCCAACTCCACGCTTGCTTTTGAAATGTACGAGTACCGTTTGCGTAAATACATCGGCTCATATGCAGCTGCAATGAACGGTGTAGACGTGATCGTCTTTACGGCTGGTGTAGGTGAGAACTCCGTTGTACTTCGTCAAAAAGTATGTGAGCAGCTCACTTATCTGGGTGTTGAACTGGATGAAGCGTTGAATGCCATTCGTTCTGGCGAACCACGCCGGATCACAACAGCGAATTCCAAAGTGGAAGTTCTCGTTGTACCAACTAACGAAGAATTGGTCATTGCACGTGATACACACCGAATCGTATTGAATTCTCAGTAA
- a CDS encoding DUF5590 domain-containing protein, with protein MKKKKKWIWISLLALVLILFGLQRYYVYVTQDQRKEEALAIQAAQKQLGITSYDELRKYIWGDKEGSDNIYWTLIGKNKDNQDVMVWVKFDANNQPAKGGNAVHSELLQNGMSEAQIRNRFSSEVPAGEIKRIMPGVVNGIYVWQVYYKDGTHNHYRFYRFSNGEQVDLIYTLPNS; from the coding sequence TTGAAGAAAAAAAAGAAGTGGATATGGATTTCGCTGCTTGCACTGGTTCTGATTCTGTTTGGACTTCAGCGTTATTACGTCTATGTCACGCAGGACCAGCGCAAGGAAGAAGCGCTCGCTATACAGGCAGCACAGAAGCAACTGGGCATTACATCCTATGATGAATTGCGCAAGTACATCTGGGGAGACAAAGAAGGCTCTGACAACATCTACTGGACCCTGATCGGCAAAAATAAGGATAATCAGGATGTTATGGTCTGGGTTAAATTCGATGCAAACAATCAACCGGCTAAGGGTGGAAACGCTGTACACAGTGAGCTGCTGCAGAATGGCATGTCCGAAGCACAGATCCGCAATCGCTTCAGTTCTGAAGTTCCTGCCGGTGAGATTAAACGAATCATGCCCGGAGTTGTGAATGGAATATATGTGTGGCAAGTGTATTATAAAGACGGTACGCATAACCACTATCGCTTTTATCGTTTTAGCAATGGAGAACAGGTGGACCTGATCTACACACTCCCGAACAGCTAG
- a CDS encoding 3-hydroxyacyl-CoA dehydrogenase NAD-binding domain-containing protein has protein sequence MFFKKIGVVGGGTMGQGISQMLAAKGLDVLLVEHTTQKLDHAYNMIETNLDKQLEKWAITKAEKKLILSRITKVAHLAELGTCDMVIETISEDLDAKKAVFSQLDQVCPSNVILASNTSTLSLTELASSTKYPERVIGMHFIHPVSRVDLVEIIRGLKTSDTTFEETRRFVEEVADKKGVMIYESPGFVTSRLICLLINEALHVLQEGVASAEDIDDAMRIGYNFQHGPLEMADRFGLDSVEAALERMFREFGELKYRPSTVLKKMVRAGHLGAKTGEGFFKYDKDGDRL, from the coding sequence ATGTTTTTCAAAAAAATAGGAGTTGTCGGCGGCGGTACGATGGGGCAAGGTATTTCCCAGATGCTCGCAGCCAAAGGACTTGATGTGCTTCTCGTGGAGCATACAACACAAAAGCTGGATCATGCATATAACATGATCGAAACCAATCTGGATAAACAACTGGAGAAATGGGCGATTACAAAAGCGGAAAAGAAATTGATTCTTTCCCGTATTACCAAGGTAGCTCATTTAGCTGAACTTGGAACTTGTGACATGGTCATTGAGACGATTTCAGAAGATCTGGATGCGAAAAAAGCAGTATTCAGCCAACTGGACCAAGTTTGCCCAAGCAATGTCATTCTGGCAAGTAATACATCCACGCTGAGTTTGACCGAGCTTGCAAGCTCGACCAAATACCCAGAGCGTGTTATTGGTATGCACTTTATTCACCCGGTATCCCGGGTTGATCTTGTAGAGATTATTCGTGGACTGAAAACTTCGGATACAACATTCGAAGAGACCAGACGTTTTGTTGAAGAAGTAGCGGACAAAAAAGGAGTCATGATCTATGAATCACCTGGATTCGTAACTTCCCGCTTGATCTGCCTGTTGATTAACGAAGCGTTGCATGTATTGCAAGAAGGTGTTGCATCTGCTGAAGATATCGATGACGCAATGCGCATCGGATACAACTTCCAACATGGACCACTCGAAATGGCTGACCGTTTCGGCTTGGATTCTGTTGAAGCTGCACTCGAAAGAATGTTCCGTGAATTCGGAGAATTGAAATATCGTCCTTCTACAGTCCTGAAGAAAATGGTGCGTGCAGGACACCTGGGTGCCAAAACAGGCGAAGGATTCTTCAAGTACGACAAGGATGGTGACCGACTGTGA
- a CDS encoding AAA family ATPase, whose product MPKWTKEVAIGFFPVLIIFLAFTGVNIVPILIAGVLVGALLFMMQMRGGITVGAAQERKRKKKGPSKLTFEEIGGQDSAKQELREALDFLIKHEEIRKFGIRPLKGILLTGPPGTGKTLMAKAAAHYTDSVFVAASGSEFVEMYVGVGASRIRDLFKDARTRATKENKENAIIFIDEIDVIGGKREGGQQREYDQTLNQLLTEMDGIYTSDTPRILVIAATNRKEMLDSALTRPGRFDRHIQVDLPDKKGRKHILELHAVNKPLMKEVNLEKTAEESYGFSGAQLESVMNEAAIYAMRDGLLNIEQRHLSLAIDKVMMGEKTDRESSVEEKKRVAIHELGHAIMAELVRPGSVSQVALSPRGQALGYVRHNPQQEQFLYTKRFLEEQIMIALGGAAAEEMYYGGRSTGSRNDFDQATNVVQTMMASGLTSLGIVNMDMVTTEELMRENKLILQELMEQTKQLLEAQRTIFDNSLDILIREEVLSGEQFRCQFRDSALLPA is encoded by the coding sequence ATGCCTAAGTGGACAAAAGAAGTCGCCATCGGATTTTTTCCCGTATTGATTATTTTCCTTGCTTTTACTGGTGTTAATATTGTTCCGATTCTGATTGCAGGGGTGCTTGTCGGAGCTTTATTGTTCATGATGCAAATGCGTGGCGGGATTACAGTAGGCGCTGCACAGGAACGTAAACGGAAGAAAAAAGGACCTTCCAAGCTTACTTTTGAAGAAATTGGAGGTCAAGATAGTGCTAAGCAGGAATTGCGTGAAGCGCTTGACTTTCTCATCAAACATGAAGAAATCCGTAAGTTCGGGATTCGCCCGTTAAAAGGGATTTTGCTGACTGGCCCTCCAGGAACGGGGAAAACGTTGATGGCCAAGGCTGCTGCCCATTACACCGATTCTGTTTTTGTAGCAGCATCGGGTAGTGAATTTGTAGAAATGTATGTTGGTGTGGGTGCCAGCAGAATTCGGGATTTGTTCAAGGACGCGAGGACCCGTGCCACCAAGGAAAATAAGGAAAACGCTATTATCTTTATTGATGAGATTGATGTCATTGGGGGTAAACGTGAAGGCGGTCAACAGCGTGAATATGATCAGACCCTGAATCAGCTCCTGACGGAAATGGATGGAATCTATACTTCTGATACGCCAAGAATTCTGGTTATTGCTGCAACAAACCGTAAAGAGATGCTGGATAGCGCCCTGACGCGCCCGGGACGTTTTGACCGCCACATTCAAGTGGACTTGCCTGACAAAAAGGGCAGAAAGCATATTTTGGAACTGCATGCGGTGAATAAACCTCTGATGAAGGAAGTTAATCTGGAGAAAACAGCGGAAGAATCATATGGTTTCTCTGGTGCACAACTCGAAAGTGTGATGAACGAAGCGGCAATATACGCCATGCGGGATGGGCTGTTGAACATCGAACAGCGGCACTTGTCTCTGGCTATTGATAAAGTCATGATGGGTGAGAAGACAGACCGTGAGTCCAGTGTGGAAGAGAAGAAAAGGGTCGCCATTCATGAGTTGGGACATGCCATTATGGCTGAACTCGTTCGTCCAGGCAGTGTTAGTCAGGTGGCACTTAGTCCGCGTGGTCAGGCGCTGGGATATGTACGTCATAACCCGCAACAGGAACAGTTCCTTTATACGAAGCGCTTCCTGGAAGAGCAGATCATGATTGCACTCGGAGGAGCAGCTGCGGAGGAGATGTACTACGGTGGTCGTTCCACAGGTTCACGCAATGACTTCGATCAAGCAACCAATGTTGTACAGACGATGATGGCTTCGGGGTTGACTTCACTTGGGATTGTGAACATGGATATGGTCACAACCGAGGAACTGATGCGAGAGAATAAATTAATTCTGCAAGAACTGATGGAACAGACGAAGCAGTTGCTTGAAGCACAACGGACAATTTTCGACAATTCACTCGACATCTTGATCCGTGAGGAAGTTTTGTCTGGCGAACAATTTCGTTGTCAATTTCGTGACAGTGCCCTTCTACCAGCATAA